One genomic segment of Temnothorax longispinosus isolate EJ_2023e unplaced genomic scaffold, Tlon_JGU_v1 HiC_scaffold_768, whole genome shotgun sequence includes these proteins:
- the LOC139825014 gene encoding uncharacterized protein: MTSDVLKAIEERWNYITTKTDLSLPQFLSAVDLILSSTSFMFNGQFYEQIFGSPMGSPFSPILADMVMEDLEKHCIQRLSFRITFSKRYVDNIFAVVPESGIGELLDSFNNYHDRLKFTYEMESNGKLSFLDTTVIREGGSLLTNWFRKPTFSGR; this comes from the exons ATGACCAG CGATGTTTTGAAAGCGATTGAAGAGAGATGGAATTACATTACTACAAAAACTGATCTCAGCCTTCCACAATTCTTGAGTGCTGTAGACTTGATCCTTAGTTCTACTAGTTTTATGTTCAACGGCCAATTTTATGAACAGATCTTCGGAAGCCCGATGGGGTCTCCCTTCTCCCCTATCTTGGCTGACATGGTCATGGAGGATTTAGAGAAGCATTGTATACAGCGGCTCAGTTTCAGGATAACCTTTTCCAAACGATATGTGGATAATATTTTCGCGGTTGTTCCCGAGTCGGGTATTGGTGAATTATTAGACAGTTTCAACAATTACCACGATAGATTAAAATTCACTTACGAAATGGAAAGCAATGGTAAATTGAGTTTCCTTGATACCACGGTCATCCGCGAGGGAGGCTCATTGCTCACGAATTGGTTCCGTAAACCAACTTTCTCGGGCcg